A part of Periophthalmus magnuspinnatus isolate fPerMag1 chromosome 19, fPerMag1.2.pri, whole genome shotgun sequence genomic DNA contains:
- the lipf gene encoding gastric triacylglycerol lipase: MKLLSLAWFFLCVSLSLCIRPAPPLDPEVHMNISEIIGRWGFPSEEHEVQTEDGYILTLNRIPHSTGGRTGVVLLQHGLLAAGSNWITNPPDSALGFFLSQSGFDVWLSNSRGNTWSRKHASLDPKQNEYWAFSHDEMALQDLPAVINYILNVTQQEQLYYIGHSQGTTIGFMAFSSLPSIAAKVKLFVALAPVATVMFTQSPMTKLSILPEFVTWEVFGRRAFLPQSHYIEWFAEHVCTKHSALCGNLFFVLCGFNEYNLNMTRTPVYTTHCPAGTSVQNMVHWAQAVKGGKLSAFDYGDKENMKHYNQSTPPDYDVRKMKVPTALFTGGHDTLADPKDVALLIPQISNLVFHLHLEEWEHLDFIWGLDAKDKMFPSILKLLQSY, translated from the exons ATGAAGCTCCTGAGTCTGGCCTGGTtcttcctctgtgtctctctgagCCTCTGCATCAGACCTGCCCCTCCTCTGGACCCCGAAGTCCACATGAACATT TCTGAGATCATAGGGAGGTGGGGTTTTCCGTCGGAGGAACACGAGGTGCAGACGGAGGACGGGTACATCCTCACCCTGAACCGCATCCCTCACTCCACCGGGGGGCGCACTGGAG TTGTCCTCTTGCAGCACGGGCTCTTGGCTGCTGGGAGTAACTGGATCACAAACCCTCCAGACTCGGCTCTGGGGTTCTTTTTGTCTCAGAGCGGGTTTGACGTTTGGTTGTCCAACAGCCGAGGCAACACCTGGTCCAGAAAACACGCGAGCctagacccaaagcaaaacgAGTACTGGGCCTTCAG TCACGATGAGATGGCTCTACAGGACCTGCCTGCCGTCATAAACTACATCCTCAACGTCACACAGCAAGAGCAGCTCTACTACATCGGACACTCCCAGGGGACTACTATCG GTTTCATGGcgttctcctccctcccctccatcGCGGCGAAAGTCAAGCTCTTTGTGGCGTTGGCGCCGGTCGCCACGGTGATGTTCACCCAGAGTCCCATGACCAAACTGTCCATTCTGCCAGAGTTCGTTACCTGG gaGGTGTTCGGGAGACGGGCCTTTCTGCCTCAGAGTCACTACATCGAGTGGTTTGCTGAACACGTGTGCACCAAACACAGCGCCCTCTGCGGGAACCTGTTCTTTGTGCTGTGCGGCTTCAACGAGTACAACCtcaatatg ACTCGGACTCCGGTCTACACCACTCATTGTCCTGCAGGAACCTCAGTGCAGAACATGGTGCACTGGGCTCAG GCGGTGAAAGGAGGGAAACTCAGTGCTTTCGACTATGGagacaaagaaaacatgaaGCACTACAACCAG tctACTCCTCCAGACTATGATGTGAGGAAGATGAAGGTTCCCACAGCTTTGTTCACTGGAGGTCATGATACTTTGGCCGATCCCAAAGATGTGGCTCTGCTCATCCCACAG aTCTCAAACCTGGTTTTCCACTTGCACCTGGAGGAGTGGGAGCACCTGGACTTTATCTGGGGCCTGGATGCCAAGGACAAGATGTTTCCCTCCATCCTCAAACTACTGCAGAGCTACTGA
- the ankrd22 gene encoding ankyrin repeat domain-containing protein 22: MGLMYSEPVLEASYSGDLRQLYALLKLHPQSVNAQDSYFGDTPLIASCRRGDAKTAHFLLVRGADPSLRNKKERTCLHYVCRQTLSVLDFLMICILMPILLLGYFLLLQKQRNQASLLQELLERGADVNAVDYKGNTALHYLCLRKNHRLVPALLQRHAHLHIRNKDGETPLDIALRLGHLRIIRLLQKSH; this comes from the exons ATGGGGCTCATGTACTCCGAG cCGGTGTTGGAGGCGTCTTACTCTGGAGACTTGCGTCAGCTCTACGCTCTGctcaaactccacccacaatctGTCAATGCCCAG GACTCTTATTTTGGTGACACGCCGCTCATCGCTTCCTGTCGCCGCGGTGACGCCAAGACCGCCCACTTCCTGTTGGTCAGAGGAGCCGACCCCTCCCTCCGCAACAAG AAGGAGCGCACCTGTCTGCACTACGTTTGCCGTCAGACCCTGTCAGTTCTGGACTTCCTGATGATCTGTATCCTGATGCCCATCCTGCTGCTGGGCTACTTCCTCTTG TTGCAGAAGCAGAGGAACCAGGCGTCTCTGCTACAGGAGCTTCTGGAGCGAGGAGCCGACGTCAACGCTGTCGACTAC AAGGGAAACACGGCACTGCATTATCTGTGTCTGAGGAAAAACCACCGCCTGGTCCCAGCGCTGCTGCAGAGACACGCCCACCTCCATATAAGGAACAAG GACGGGGAGACGCCTCTGGACATCGCGCTCAGACTCGGGCACCTCAGAATCATCCGTCTGCTGCAGAAATCCCACTGA